The Flexivirga aerilata sequence TGGAGCCGGAGCGGCATCCCGGCGTCGCGCTCGCGCCGGTCGGCGGCCGGGTGCACACCCGCCACCCGCACGCGCTGATCATCCGCCCCGCCGATGCCCCTGCGACACTGCTGCACCTCGGCGTCGACACCGTGCACCTGCAGGGCGACGGCTTCCGCTCCCTGGCCGAGGTCGGCGACGTCGTCGCGGCCGGCGACCCGGTGGTCGAGTGGGACCCGGGTTTCGTGATCGAGCACGGCCTCTCGCCGGTGGTCGTGGTCGCGCTGCTCGACACCCCGCCGGGCGCCCTCGCGGTGCGCCCGGGCCGCTATCGGGCCGGCGACCCGCTGGTCGTCAGCGAGCCGGGCGCCTCATAGGCTGCGACCCGTGACCGACGCGAGCACCACCCCGGACGCCTACTACCTGCCGATCTCCCCCGGCGTCTACCAGCCCACGATCCACGTGCAGGGCGCATGGCAGGCCACCGAGCAGCACATGGCGCCGATCAGCGGGCTGATCACCCACGAGCTCGCGACCCACGAGGCGCGCGACGACATGCAGATCGGGCGGCTGACCTTCGAGATCCTCGGGATGATCCCGTTGCAGGAGAGCACGATCCGGGTCGAGACCATCCGTCCAGGGCGCACCATCGAGCTGCTCGAGGCGACGCTCGTCATCGGCGACCGGCCGATCATCCGGGCCCGCGCCTGGCGTCTCGCAAAGAGCGACATGAGCGAGCTCGCGGGCTCGGAGCTGCCCGCGATGCCGGGCCCGCAGGAGTGCGCTCCGCTCGACGGCACGCAGGAGTGGCCGGGCGGCTACATCGCGTCCCTGCGGATCGACGCGGCGCCGGGCGGCCGGGAGGGCAGGCGGCAGGCGTGGGTCGGCACGGACTGCCGCCTCATCGAGGGCGTCGAGGCGCACCCGCTGGCGTCATACGTGATGCTGGTCGACACCGCCAACGGCATCGCGACCCGGGTCCGGCCGACCGAGCTGATGTTCCCCAACGTCGACCTGTCCCTGCACCTCCTGCGCGAGCCCGACCCCACGCTCGTCGGGCTGGACACGTCCGTCAGCTTCGGCCCGGACGGCCTCGGCCTCACCTCGACCGTGCTGAACGACGTCCACGGCCCGCTCGGGCGTGCCGAGCAGTGCCTCACCGTCCGCCACTTCCCGGCGACGTGACCGCCGGCGGAGCAACCGCCAGGCGGTGAGCAGCACCGCGGCGTAGAGCACCCCGACGATCTCGTCGGTGACGTAGTGCTCGCCGGAGTAGACCAGCGTGAACGCCATCAGCGCCGGGTAGAGCAGCAGCAGCGGCCGCACCCACCGGCGCACGCCGAACCAGAAGAACCCGGCGACGAGCGTCGCGGTCGCCATGTGCAGCGACGGCATCGCGGCGACCGGATTGGAGCGGGCCTGGCCGTCGCTCAGCACCTGGCCGGCGCCGTGGAAGCCGAGCCAGGCCCAGCCCTGCCCGGAGATCCGCAGCACGTCGGCGCCCGGGATGTAGCCCTGCGCGGACGCCAGCCACGGCGGGCTCATCGGGAAGAGGAAGTAGGTGGTGATGCCGGCGACCGCGAGCGCGATCAGCAGCTTCACCCAGACCCGGAACTTGTCGCGGGCCCAGATCCAGAGGGCCGCCGCGACGACCGGTGAAACCACGAAATGGCTGACGTAGCAAAGGGTTACGAAGACCGACCACCACGGCGACGTCTGCAGGTTGGCGTGTAGGTGCTCCTGCAACCACTGACTCGGCAGCTGCCCGCCGAACAACCACTTGTCGACGTCGACCGGCAGGGTGACGTGCAGCGGCATACCGAGTTCGTTGCGGGCGCCCTCGGCGGGGAAGCCGGCCCGCTGCGGGCCGTCGAAGTGCGACGCCGCGCCGTAGCTGTAGTCGTAGGCGAGCAGGATCCCCTGGAACGGCAGCCAGTCGAGCATCATCCGGCCCCACGCGCGCCAGCCCTTGCCGATGCACAGCACGCTCAGCCCGACGACGATCCAGATGGTCAGGCCGACCCGGTCCAGCGGCACGCCGACGAGGACGACGTAGGAAAGGAGCACGAGCAGGTATGCCGTGACGGCCCCGCGCCGGACGGTCACCCAGGGCACACCGGCAACACCGGCCACTGCGACCGGTGCCGCGCGACGTTCCCCCGAGGCGACCATTCGGTTAATAGTAGGCAACGAAAGGGTGAGGCGGAGGGGCGCATCCGGATTTGCCCCAGCGACGCGCCGGCGGGACGCCCGGGCACGGGAACTGCGCCGGCCGCGCCGCACGGCACCGTCGTGGCACGCTCAGGGGCGGCTCGGGTACTACCGTGTAGTCAGCTTTGTGGTCAGCAGATCACCTGCGCCGTGCGGCGCGGGTGCGGACGGACGGAGAGATCAGCAGATGGGTTCGATCGCCTGGAAGGTGCTCGCGACGGTGACCGGCATTGCGGCCGGCCGCGTCGCGACCAAGCTCACGACGTCGGGCTGGAAGGCCGCCACCGGAGGCAAGCCGCCGACCGGCCGGCACGACCCCGACCACAGCGCCGCCCGGATCGCCGTCTTCACGCTGGTGTCGACCGCCGTCACCACCACCCTGAAGGCGTATGCCGAGCGCAAGGCCGCCGACTACTACACCCGGTCGTCGGGTCAGCTGCCGCCGCCGGTCGCCAAGCAGCAGCAGAAGGCCGCGGCCAAGGCGGCCAAGAAGGGCTGAGCGTGCACTGAGCGCTCCCGGCCGGGATTCGCCGGTCACGACTCGCCAGTATCTCCGGCCAGCAGTTAGGCTCGCCTTATGAACGAAGCGACGCCCACCGGATCCGCGGTGCGTGGCGCGTCGAAGGACGCCGAGGCCTGCACCGACAGTGCACGCGACGGCGACGTGCAGCGCCTCACGACGTATGTCGATGCCGGGGTGCCGGTCGACCAGACCGACGCGTGCGGCAACACGCTGCTGATGCTCGCGGCATACCACGGGCATGCGGGCGCGGTGAAGGCGCTGCTCGAGCGCGGCGCCGACGCCAACCGGCTCAACGACCGTGGTCAGTCGCCGCTCGCCGGGGCGGTCTTCAAGGGTGAGGACACCATCGTCTGGCTGCTGCTCGACGCGGGCGCCGACGTCGACGCCGGGTCGCCCTCGGCCGCCGCGACGGCGGAGATGTTCGGCCGCGGCGACCTTCTGCGCTGAGGGAGACGGGTCGCTTCACGTCGGCCAGGGCGTGCCCGCACCGTCGATCTCGTCGAACGCCAGCCAGGTGCGGGTGCCGATCACGCCCGGGATCGCCTGGATCCGCTCGAGCACGAGCGTGCGCAGCGCGACGTTGTCCGGGGCGTGCGCCCGCAGGATCACGTCGAACTCGGCGCCGAGCAGGGCGATCGTGTCGACATAGTCCAGGTGCGCCAGCGCCGCGGAGACCTGTCGCCAGGTGTTCTGCTCGATGTTCAGCGCGATGTACGCCGTGGTGTCCAGCCCCGCGCGATGCGGCACCACCCGGGTCGTATAGCCGGCGATCACGCCGTCCTCGGTGAGCCGCTGCAGCCGCGCGTAGGCGCCGGCCCGGGACAGGTGGAGCCGCTCGGAGAGCGCCCGCACCGAGAGCCGCGCGTCGCGCACCAGTGCACCGAGGATGCGCCGGTCGGTCTCGTCGAGCCGGCGGGGCGGCACCGACTGTCCATCGAAGGCTTGCGCCCCGGACCGTTTGCTGGACTCTTGGCTTGGCATCATTCCATCATCGCACCAATCATCCAATCTTGTCCGGTTGAAGTGAGCAACTTGGCTGGGTGACGGGACACTGGTGTGATGGAGACCACAGCTCACGCCGCGACCGAATCGCTGCTGCCGTCGGCCCATCCGGTGCAGTTGCTCGACCCGACCGGTGCGGAGGTGCCGCAGACCGGCACCGCCCGCGACTACGCGATGCCGAGTGCCGCACGGCTGCGTGCGGTCTGGCACGCGATGGTGATCGGCCGGCGCTTCGACATCCAGGCGACCGCGCTGACCAAGCAGGGGCGGCTCGCGGTCTACCCGAGCTCCCGCGGCCAGGAGGCCTGCCAGGTCGGGGCGACCCTGGCGATCCGGCCGACCGACTGGATGTTCCCGACCTACCGCGAGTCGATGGCGCTGGTCACCCGCGGCATCGACCCGGTGGAGGTGCTGTCCCTGCTCCGCGGCGACAGCCACTGCGGCTACGACCCGATCGCGACCCACACGGCGGCGCAGTGCACTCCGCTGTCGACGCAGCTGGTGCACGCGGCCGGTGCGGCATACGGCGAGAAGCGGCGCGGCCGCGACAGCGTGGCGCTGGCCTTCATCGGCGACGGCGCGACGAGCGAGGGCGACTTCCACGAGGCGCTCAACTTCGCTGCGGTCTTCGAGTCGCCGACGATCTTCTTCGTGCAGAACAACAAGTATGCGATCAGCGTGCCGCTCTCCAAGCAGACCAAGGCTCCGTCGTTGGCATACAAGGGGATTGGCTACGGCGTGCCCGCCGAGCAGGTCGACGGCAACGACCCGGCCGCGGTGCTCGCGGTGATGGACGTCGCGCTCGAGCACGCCCGCTCCGGCAAGGGGCCGTTCCTCATCGAGGCGCACACCTACCGGCTGGACGCGCACACCAACGCCGACGACGCGACGCGCTACCGGTCCTCGGACGAGGTGACCGCCTGGCTCGACCGCGACCCGATCGCCCGCGTGGAGGC is a genomic window containing:
- the pdhA gene encoding pyruvate dehydrogenase (acetyl-transferring) E1 component subunit alpha produces the protein METTAHAATESLLPSAHPVQLLDPTGAEVPQTGTARDYAMPSAARLRAVWHAMVIGRRFDIQATALTKQGRLAVYPSSRGQEACQVGATLAIRPTDWMFPTYRESMALVTRGIDPVEVLSLLRGDSHCGYDPIATHTAAQCTPLSTQLVHAAGAAYGEKRRGRDSVALAFIGDGATSEGDFHEALNFAAVFESPTIFFVQNNKYAISVPLSKQTKAPSLAYKGIGYGVPAEQVDGNDPAAVLAVMDVALEHARSGKGPFLIEAHTYRLDAHTNADDATRYRSSDEVTAWLDRDPIARVEAWLKARGELNDDIVAATNAEAEARASELRDRMNAEPTVEPMSLFDNVFAEPTAQLEEARAMVQAELEAEATA
- a CDS encoding Lrp/AsnC family transcriptional regulator; translation: MPPRRLDETDRRILGALVRDARLSVRALSERLHLSRAGAYARLQRLTEDGVIAGYTTRVVPHRAGLDTTAYIALNIEQNTWRQVSAALAHLDYVDTIALLGAEFDVILRAHAPDNVALRTLVLERIQAIPGVIGTRTWLAFDEIDGAGTPWPT
- a CDS encoding ankyrin repeat domain-containing protein, with the protein product MNEATPTGSAVRGASKDAEACTDSARDGDVQRLTTYVDAGVPVDQTDACGNTLLMLAAYHGHAGAVKALLERGADANRLNDRGQSPLAGAVFKGEDTIVWLLLDAGADVDAGSPSAAATAEMFGRGDLLR
- a CDS encoding PTS glucose transporter subunit IIA, producing the protein MTTPPLLCPYDGSTVPLADVPDPVLAQGILGGSVALEPERHPGVALAPVGGRVHTRHPHALIIRPADAPATLLHLGVDTVHLQGDGFRSLAEVGDVVAAGDPVVEWDPGFVIEHGLSPVVVVALLDTPPGALAVRPGRYRAGDPLVVSEPGAS
- a CDS encoding acyl-CoA thioesterase domain-containing protein, with the translated sequence MTDASTTPDAYYLPISPGVYQPTIHVQGAWQATEQHMAPISGLITHELATHEARDDMQIGRLTFEILGMIPLQESTIRVETIRPGRTIELLEATLVIGDRPIIRARAWRLAKSDMSELAGSELPAMPGPQECAPLDGTQEWPGGYIASLRIDAAPGGREGRRQAWVGTDCRLIEGVEAHPLASYVMLVDTANGIATRVRPTELMFPNVDLSLHLLREPDPTLVGLDTSVSFGPDGLGLTSTVLNDVHGPLGRAEQCLTVRHFPAT
- a CDS encoding DUF4235 domain-containing protein, whose product is MGSIAWKVLATVTGIAAGRVATKLTTSGWKAATGGKPPTGRHDPDHSAARIAVFTLVSTAVTTTLKAYAERKAADYYTRSSGQLPPPVAKQQQKAAAKAAKKG